From a region of the Streptomyces puniciscabiei genome:
- a CDS encoding MOSC domain-containing protein, protein MGNAELRSIHVHPVKAFRGHAPREAVVEPWGLAGDRRWTLIDNGGKVVTQREQPRLALAAAEPRAGGGVLLSAPGQAPLTVSVPEPAGTVPVDVFGTKVEAVPAAAAAHAWCSAYLGADVRLVHMDDPATRRPVDPEYALPGETVSFADGYPLLVTTTASLDALNSLIADGAHAAEGPLPMNRFRPNVVVAGTEAWAEDHWSRLSMGEVVFRVAKASGRCVVTTVDQDTAVRGKEPLRTLARHRRAGSRLLFGQNLVPLSRGTIRIGDPVRVLE, encoded by the coding sequence ATGGGAAACGCCGAATTGCGGTCGATCCACGTACATCCGGTCAAGGCGTTCCGGGGTCACGCACCCCGGGAGGCTGTGGTGGAGCCCTGGGGCCTGGCCGGAGACCGGCGCTGGACGCTGATCGACAACGGGGGAAAGGTCGTCACACAGCGCGAGCAGCCGCGCCTCGCGCTGGCCGCCGCCGAGCCTCGGGCCGGCGGCGGCGTACTTCTGTCCGCGCCCGGCCAGGCGCCCTTGACGGTGTCCGTGCCCGAGCCCGCCGGGACCGTGCCGGTGGACGTCTTCGGCACGAAAGTCGAGGCGGTACCGGCCGCCGCTGCCGCGCACGCCTGGTGCAGTGCCTATCTGGGGGCGGACGTGCGCCTGGTCCACATGGACGATCCGGCCACCCGCCGCCCCGTCGATCCCGAGTACGCCCTGCCCGGCGAGACGGTGAGCTTCGCCGACGGCTACCCCTTGCTGGTCACCACGACGGCCTCCCTCGACGCCCTGAACTCGCTGATCGCCGACGGTGCGCACGCCGCCGAGGGCCCGCTGCCGATGAACCGTTTCCGGCCGAACGTCGTCGTCGCGGGCACCGAGGCCTGGGCCGAGGACCACTGGTCCCGACTCTCCATGGGCGAGGTGGTCTTCCGCGTCGCGAAGGCGAGCGGACGCTGTGTCGTCACCACCGTCGACCAGGACACCGCCGTACGCGGCAAAGAGCCCCTGCGCACCCTGGCACGCCACCGCAGGGCCGGCTCGAGGCTGCTCTTCGGCCAGAACCTCGTGCCCCTCTCGCGCGGCACGATCAGGATCGGCGACCCGGTGCGGGTGCTGGAGTAG
- a CDS encoding DUF6643 family protein, whose amino-acid sequence MTSPRSTYGGGYYSASFPDTPIYDSLVAERGTPQIAPIRVPAAYDTGSSLPALPSALPALPAAPSPQAPAYGYPQTPQPAPLQQAPTAYIPQQAAAPRGYPGPQAPQQQRPMGTGYEAMRPAAPRPTPAPYQDPYNNQQYRGY is encoded by the coding sequence ATGACCTCCCCCCGCTCCACTTATGGTGGCGGCTACTACTCCGCCTCCTTCCCGGACACCCCGATCTACGACTCGCTCGTCGCCGAGCGCGGTACTCCGCAGATCGCCCCGATCCGGGTCCCCGCCGCCTACGACACGGGCAGCAGCCTGCCCGCCCTGCCGTCGGCCCTGCCCGCCCTCCCGGCGGCGCCCTCCCCGCAGGCCCCGGCCTACGGCTACCCGCAGACGCCGCAGCCCGCCCCGCTGCAGCAGGCACCCACGGCGTACATCCCGCAGCAGGCCGCCGCCCCGCGGGGCTACCCCGGCCCGCAGGCCCCGCAGCAGCAGCGCCCCATGGGCACGGGTTACGAGGCCATGCGCCCGGCCGCCCCGCGGCCCACGCCGGCTCCCTACCAGGACCCGTACAACAACCAGCAGTACCGCGGCTACTGA